The proteins below come from a single Zhouia spongiae genomic window:
- a CDS encoding thioesterase II family protein yields MLKPDLILLHYAGGNVYSFNFIMPYLEKKFNIIPIELPGRGKRIKEKLLFDKNLAVRDVLNQILDNIGSNQFIIYGHSMGASLGFSVISELEKRKFYPLCFVASGNPGPNIKNDIQRYDLPKEKFISELKLLGGIENEIIENKQLFDFFEPILRADFEIVEKESDLNGEIKISTPIYALMGDKEKFCCSIQNWKNYTTSNFKYKLLSGNHFFIYDHPKEIAEFIKESYETQCMYKGMFS; encoded by the coding sequence ATGCTAAAACCGGATTTAATTTTATTGCATTATGCTGGGGGAAATGTATATTCTTTCAATTTTATCATGCCTTATTTAGAGAAGAAATTTAATATTATACCCATAGAACTCCCGGGTAGAGGAAAAAGGATTAAGGAGAAACTATTGTTTGACAAAAATTTAGCGGTACGGGATGTTCTGAATCAAATATTGGATAATATTGGGTCAAACCAATTTATAATTTATGGTCATAGCATGGGAGCCAGTTTGGGGTTTTCTGTGATTTCAGAATTGGAAAAAAGAAAATTCTATCCTCTCTGTTTTGTGGCATCTGGAAATCCAGGACCTAATATTAAAAATGATATACAAAGGTATGATTTACCTAAAGAAAAATTTATATCTGAATTGAAGTTATTGGGAGGAATTGAAAATGAGATTATAGAAAATAAACAATTATTTGATTTTTTTGAGCCAATTCTTCGAGCTGATTTTGAGATTGTAGAAAAGGAAAGCGATTTGAATGGTGAAATTAAAATTTCGACACCTATTTACGCCCTAATGGGAGATAAAGAAAAATTTTGTTGTAGTATTCAAAATTGGAAAAATTATACTACGTCAAATTTTAAATATAAGCTGCTTTCTGGAAATCATTTTTTTATTTATGATCATCCAAAGGAGATTGCCGAATTCATTAAGGAATCGTATGAAACACAATGTATGTATAAAGGTATGTTCTCATAA
- a CDS encoding 4'-phosphopantetheinyl transferase family protein yields MSFTSKISFENLSSFQNIRISSGKNLILFTKVDKELCLDEWDYYLNFLPEFLQKDIIKYYRWQDRQNTLFGKLLIYAGYYMIYNRKIDFNNYSKSAYGKPQMENIGFEFNISHSGEMVVCAFSKEKVGIDIEQIIDIDIECFNSVFTSDEFKEIKSKKGFKFYEYWTAKEAVVKAIGLGLSLPLSEIRIMRDYVSYKDIKWFKEKIIFDNYFCTNVSPVKSVKSDIIEVKF; encoded by the coding sequence ATGAGTTTTACAAGTAAGATTTCATTTGAAAACCTGTCTTCATTCCAAAATATTAGAATAAGTTCTGGTAAGAATCTAATACTTTTTACAAAAGTAGATAAGGAATTATGTTTAGATGAGTGGGACTATTATTTAAACTTTTTACCAGAATTTCTACAAAAAGATATTATTAAATATTATAGATGGCAGGATAGGCAAAATACATTATTTGGTAAATTATTAATTTATGCAGGTTATTATATGATATATAATCGTAAAATAGATTTTAATAATTACTCAAAGAGTGCTTATGGAAAACCACAAATGGAGAATATAGGTTTTGAATTTAATATTTCACATAGTGGGGAAATGGTTGTTTGTGCTTTTTCGAAAGAAAAAGTGGGAATAGATATCGAACAAATTATTGATATAGATATTGAATGTTTTAATTCAGTTTTTACATCAGATGAATTTAAAGAAATAAAGAGTAAAAAGGGGTTCAAATTTTATGAATATTGGACGGCCAAGGAGGCTGTTGTGAAGGCAATTGGGTTAGGACTAAGTCTTCCATTGTCGGAAATAAGAATAATGCGAGATTACGTAAGTTATAAGGACATTAAGTGGTTTAAAGAAAAAATAATTTTTGACAACTATTTTTGTACAAACGTCTCTCCTGTTAAAAGTGTAAAGAGTGATATTATTGAGGTGAAATTTTAA
- a CDS encoding cyclic peptide export ABC transporter, whose product MLKKIKTLTKISNVEIIAYSLLSMILGITSFSFVILLNSMIELLLINGYIERESFYLMTFIGIIALFFTLKRVLSGGIINLSQEIYWNVRKTIINQVLKAPLRKIIENKDQVYSILTRDVGNITSGSLLLIDFVSSIVLVSCCFFYMAYISLSLFLISFTIIFITVGIYLIRNKKSHEKFNNSRNLEKSFIRLFNSILNGTKEINLNPIIGQKLSAKIGNIINNARSHDKGALIGYLNTQVMGQILFYFLITFIVFYSSSLLKVSIESSISYIIVLMYMLGPIGMIMTAVPVMNKTFISLNKLNNLMTELEIVNKNVNVEERVSKQVEFNKLEFENYCFSYGKDQFSIGPINLNINKGEVVFIYGGNGSGKTTLFNTILNIYHPNKGKVKLNDELCNLENLINVKSLFSPVFSDFYLFEEMYGIDNVDTKRAQEYLRIFEIDKNVTILNNKFSTIDLSVGQRKRLALINALLENKPIIVLDEWAADQDPIFRQKFYKKIIPYLLKNGFTILAVTHDDKYYNCADRLYKMEYGHLIEVKEIVTLN is encoded by the coding sequence ATGCTTAAAAAAATAAAGACACTTACAAAAATATCCAATGTAGAAATTATTGCTTACTCCCTGTTATCTATGATTTTAGGTATTACAAGCTTTAGTTTCGTTATTCTTTTAAATTCGATGATCGAATTATTACTTATTAATGGATATATAGAGAGAGAAAGTTTTTATTTAATGACATTTATTGGAATAATAGCTCTGTTTTTTACTTTAAAAAGAGTTTTGTCTGGAGGAATAATTAATTTATCTCAAGAAATATATTGGAATGTTAGAAAAACTATTATTAATCAGGTTTTGAAAGCTCCATTACGCAAAATAATAGAAAATAAAGATCAAGTTTACTCTATTTTAACTAGGGATGTAGGAAATATTACAAGCGGGTCATTACTATTAATAGATTTTGTATCATCAATAGTATTGGTAAGTTGTTGTTTTTTTTATATGGCTTATATATCATTGAGCTTGTTTCTAATTAGTTTTACAATCATATTTATTACCGTGGGGATATACCTTATCAGAAATAAAAAAAGCCATGAAAAATTTAATAATTCAAGAAATCTAGAAAAGAGTTTTATAAGGCTATTCAACTCTATCTTGAATGGTACGAAAGAAATAAATTTAAACCCGATTATTGGTCAAAAACTAAGCGCTAAAATCGGAAATATAATAAATAATGCAAGGTCTCATGATAAAGGAGCTTTAATTGGGTATCTAAATACTCAAGTTATGGGACAAATATTATTTTATTTCTTAATAACCTTTATTGTTTTCTATTCATCTTCTTTACTCAAAGTTTCAATAGAATCTTCGATCAGTTATATTATTGTATTAATGTACATGTTGGGACCTATTGGAATGATTATGACAGCAGTTCCTGTTATGAATAAAACATTTATCTCTTTAAATAAATTAAATAATTTAATGACTGAATTAGAAATAGTTAATAAAAATGTTAATGTCGAAGAGCGGGTCAGTAAACAAGTAGAATTTAATAAGCTTGAGTTTGAAAATTACTGTTTTTCTTATGGTAAAGACCAATTTTCAATTGGACCTATAAATTTAAATATAAATAAGGGAGAAGTAGTTTTTATTTACGGGGGAAATGGGAGTGGTAAAACAACATTGTTCAATACAATATTAAATATTTATCACCCTAATAAGGGTAAAGTTAAATTAAATGATGAATTGTGTAATTTGGAGAACCTAATTAATGTTAAGAGTTTATTTTCACCTGTCTTTAGTGATTTTTATCTTTTTGAAGAAATGTACGGAATAGATAATGTTGATACTAAAAGAGCTCAGGAATATTTGCGAATTTTTGAAATAGATAAAAATGTTACTATTCTTAATAATAAATTTTCCACTATAGATTTATCTGTTGGTCAGCGAAAAAGGCTAGCGTTAATAAATGCCTTATTAGAAAATAAACCAATAATAGTATTAGATGAGTGGGCAGCAGATCAAGACCCAATTTTTCGCCAGAAGTTTTATAAAAAGATAATTCCTTATTTATTAAAAAATGGATTTACGATATTAGCAGTGACCCATGATGATAAATATTATAATTGTGCGGATAGATTATACAAGATGGAGTATGGCCACCTTATAGAAGTTAAAGAAATTGTTACATTAAATTAA
- a CDS encoding discoidin domain-containing protein: MYFIKFSSIVTPKVICIFVLFILFSCEDPPQDNRKAFQAVLNHFQDPKDSLKLKAAYYLIDNINNHYYHEIIPRRKWEKILDYSDSLIEVEEENYIPKMNEIFNSQGKFTFKKELDDQTISSEDLIINIDLAFKVWNKPWNKHVDFEAFCEFILPYRTKNEPIDISLRSKYLENLSNKLNDSLKFSDILNIVNSFSTYPDHNLITLIPADLSIEDIKKGRMTTCIGESNMVNFKARAIGIPTATDFTIWPNSSGNHYWSVIPYDKDSILYADKDFFFGSPGSYKLRNKIAKIYRYMYSTQEQTSELRIQEKENKTFLQNPNLMDVTSQYIETTDINMDLYNYEGKNFTNAYLCIFNNKKWNPIAFSKVINNKITFNNVGRECIFLIAYLEDNKFIPASNPFSIDKSGEISKYIADESHKRQIHLTRKTKLIKKVIGFGNTLRGAIFQLSKTSDFKNPINIYEISSEDTIVKPREIDLNLDEKYRYARVINDNDVPMHLAEMQLYLKDNKKIKGYIIADEDTPSKNILDDDFLSYATIENHNNNQSWIGLDFGKEHFVDKLLLAPRSDVNYVKPGDTYELLYWDNKWISLGKKIASSYYLDFDEVPDNALLWLSNLSEGVEEELFIYKDNRQHFWNLTDI; the protein is encoded by the coding sequence ATGTATTTTATAAAGTTTTCTAGTATTGTGACTCCAAAAGTTATTTGTATTTTCGTATTATTCATATTATTTTCTTGTGAGGATCCTCCACAAGATAATCGTAAAGCTTTTCAAGCAGTATTAAATCATTTCCAGGATCCCAAGGATAGTTTAAAATTAAAAGCTGCCTACTACCTTATTGACAATATAAACAATCATTATTACCACGAAATTATTCCTAGACGAAAATGGGAAAAAATCCTAGATTATTCTGATAGTTTAATTGAGGTAGAAGAAGAGAATTATATTCCGAAAATGAATGAAATATTTAACTCACAAGGAAAGTTTACCTTTAAGAAGGAATTAGATGACCAAACAATTAGCTCTGAAGATTTAATTATAAACATTGATTTAGCTTTTAAGGTTTGGAATAAACCTTGGAATAAACATGTAGATTTCGAAGCATTTTGTGAATTTATACTACCGTATAGGACAAAAAATGAACCTATTGACATAAGTTTGAGAAGTAAATATTTGGAAAACCTATCTAATAAACTTAATGATTCCTTGAAGTTTTCTGATATTTTAAATATCGTCAACAGTTTTTCTACTTATCCAGATCATAATTTAATAACACTGATTCCTGCGGATTTAAGTATTGAAGATATTAAAAAAGGGAGAATGACAACATGTATCGGAGAATCAAATATGGTCAATTTTAAGGCGAGGGCAATAGGTATTCCCACGGCAACTGACTTTACGATTTGGCCAAATTCCAGTGGTAACCATTATTGGAGTGTCATTCCATATGATAAGGATAGTATTCTATACGCGGATAAAGATTTCTTTTTTGGATCCCCAGGATCCTATAAATTAAGAAATAAAATTGCCAAAATATATAGATATATGTATAGTACACAAGAGCAAACATCTGAATTAAGGATACAAGAAAAAGAAAATAAAACCTTTTTACAGAATCCAAATTTGATGGATGTTACTTCTCAATATATAGAAACTACGGATATTAATATGGATTTATATAATTATGAAGGCAAAAATTTTACAAATGCCTATTTGTGCATTTTTAATAATAAAAAGTGGAATCCAATTGCTTTTTCGAAGGTAATTAATAATAAAATCACATTTAATAATGTTGGACGAGAATGTATTTTTTTAATTGCATATCTTGAGGATAACAAGTTTATACCTGCCTCTAATCCGTTTTCCATCGACAAAAGTGGAGAAATTAGTAAGTATATTGCAGATGAATCTCATAAAAGACAAATACATTTAACAAGAAAAACAAAATTAATTAAAAAGGTAATCGGTTTTGGAAATACCTTAAGAGGAGCAATTTTTCAACTATCCAAGACTTCTGATTTTAAAAACCCAATAAATATATATGAGATATCAAGTGAGGATACTATTGTTAAACCCAGAGAAATTGATCTCAATCTTGATGAAAAGTATCGATATGCAAGGGTGATAAATGATAATGATGTGCCTATGCATTTAGCTGAAATGCAGTTGTACTTGAAAGATAATAAAAAAATTAAAGGATACATTATTGCGGATGAAGATACCCCAAGTAAGAATATCCTTGATGATGATTTTTTAAGTTATGCAACAATTGAAAATCACAACAATAATCAATCCTGGATTGGGCTTGATTTTGGAAAAGAACATTTTGTCGATAAGTTATTGTTAGCTCCAAGAAGTGATGTAAATTATGTAAAACCTGGAGATACTTATGAATTATTATATTGGGATAATAAGTGGATATCACTTGGAAAAAAAATTGCAAGTTCTTATTACCTTGACTTTGACGAAGTACCCGATAATGCTTTACTATGGCTATCAAACCTAAGTGAAGGGGTTGAAGAAGAATTGTTTATTTATAAAGATAATCGACAACATTTTTGGAACTTAACAGACATATAA